A region of Vanessa cardui chromosome 1, ilVanCard2.1, whole genome shotgun sequence DNA encodes the following proteins:
- the LOC124532795 gene encoding 39S ribosomal protein L53, mitochondrial, producing the protein MSIPYSGTIRRSGGVVSAIGKQLRGVNLKAAKRITVKFDPFGENVTHTRNFLHYLSSPKIILTNPNCSLKTEIVCDRSEPTIDIALVPSIAETAKINKVTFKSGNLTCLELLQLLNKHISSLAPEDQISTTVQTKLEKKKGKKK; encoded by the exons atgtctatCCCATATAGTGGTACGATACGACGTTCTGGAGGTGTAGTATCAGCAATTGGAAAACAATTACGGGGAGTTAATCTCAAAGCAGCGAAACGAATAACAGTTAAATTTGATCCATTCGGAGAAAATGTTACTCACACTAG GAACTTCCTACATTATTTAAGCTCACCAAAGATCATTCTCACAAATCCCAATTGTTCTCTCAAAACAGAAATTGTCTGTGACCGAAGTGAGCCTACAATTGATATTGCTCTAGTGCCTTCTATAGCTG AAACTGCTAAAATTAACAAAGTAACTTTTAAATCTGGCAATTTAACTTGTTTAGAATtactacaattattaaataaacatatatcatCATTAGCACCGGAAGATCAGATATCAACAACCGTACAAACAAAATTAGAGAAAAAGAAAGGTAAAAAGAAGTGA
- the LOC124532805 gene encoding uncharacterized protein LOC124532805, whose amino-acid sequence MTKSTKGNLHVVEEIYNQIPAFTDVFSEDTFYIFVAIFVSCTIMVAFILSKFVTIKPVE is encoded by the coding sequence ATGACGAAATCAACAAAAGGTAACCTTCATGTGGTGGAAGAGATTTACAACCAAATACCAGCATTTACTGATGTTTTCTCCGAAGACACTTTCTATATATTTGTTGCCATATTTGTTTCTTGCACTATAATGgttgcttttattttatcaaaatttgttaCTATAAAGCCTGTAGAATAA